From the Carya illinoinensis cultivar Pawnee chromosome 4, C.illinoinensisPawnee_v1, whole genome shotgun sequence genome, one window contains:
- the LOC122306202 gene encoding wall-associated receptor kinase-like 10, whose amino-acid sequence INKFHITILADINECANPDLYTCTLDTRYENTEGSYCCVAAKNTKLFIIIGVSTSVGVLFLIFSGWGSYKVIRKRIGIKHKEKFFKQNGGLLLQQQLSTNNNFNVENTKLFNSKELEKATDCFSVDRIIGHGGQGTVYKGMLADGRIVAIKKSMIIDEEKLQAFINEVMILSQINHRNVVKLLGCCLETEVPLIVYEFIPNGTLAEYLNGQNEEFSPTWDMRLRIAIEVAGALFYLHSATSSPIYHCDIKSTNILLDENYRAKVADFEISRSIAIEQTHLSTLVQRTFGYVDPEYFRSGQFIDKSDIYSFGVVLAELLTGEKAISSTRTRDTTSLATFFVRSMEENNLFDILDNQVLKETEKEKIIAVANLAKRCLNLKGRKQPTMREVATELEANQMSQKAFNL is encoded by the exons attaacaaattcCATATTACAATATTGGCAGATATTAACGAATGTGCAAACCCTGACCTCTACACTTGTACACTTGATACACGCTATGAAAATACTGAAGGTTCCTACTGTTGTGTTGCTGCTAAGAACACAAAGCTTTTCATAATCATAG GTGTTAGCACAAGTGTTGGTGTATTATTTTTGATTTTCAGTGGATGGGGGTCATACAAAGTGATAAGGAAAAGGATTGGGATTAAACACAAGGAGaagtttttcaaacaaaatggtGGACTACTTCTACAGCAACAACTATCTACAAATAACAATTTCAACGTTGAGAACACCAAATTGTTTAATTCAAAGGAATTGGAGAAGGCCACTGATTGTTTTAGTGTGGATAGAATAATTGGACATGGTGGACAAGGAACTGTTTACAAAGGTATGTTGGCAGATGGAAGAATTGTTGCAATAAAAAAATCCATGATCATAGATGAAGAAAAACTTCAAGCATTCATAAATGAAGTTATGATTCTTTCACAAATTAATCACAGGAATGTGGTTAAGCTACTTGGTTGTTGTTTAGAGACTGAAGTTCCACTTATAGTTTATGAATTCATTCCTAATGGAACTCTTGCCGAATATCTCAATGGCCAAAATGAGGAGTTTTCACCAACATGGGATATGCGTTTACGAATTGCTATAGAAGTTGCAGGGGCTCTTTTCTATTTGCATTCAGCAACTTCTTCACCCATTTACCATTGCGACATTAAGTCTACAAACATCCTCTTAGATGAGAATTATAGAGCGAAAGTAGCAGATTTTGAGATTTCAAGATCTATTGCTATTGAACAAACTCACCTAAGCACACTAGTACAGAGAACGTTTGGATATGTAGACCCTGAGTATTTTCGGTCAGGCCAATTTATAGATAAGAGTGACATTTATAGTTTTGGTGTTGTTCTTGCTGAGCTCTTAACTGGAGAAAAAGCTATCTCATCAACAAGAACGAGAGATACCACCAGTTTAGCTACATTTTTTGTTAGATCGATGGAAGAGAACAATTTATTTGACATCCTTGATAATCAAGTTTTGAAGGAaacggaaaaagaaaaaatcattgcAGTTGCAAACCTTGCGAAAAGATGCTTGAACTTGAAAGGAAGGAAACAACCTACAATGAGAGAAGTTGCAACAGAATTGGAGGCCAACCAAATGTCGCAAAAAGCTTTTAACCTTTAG